Proteins encoded within one genomic window of Columba livia isolate bColLiv1 breed racing homer chromosome 1, bColLiv1.pat.W.v2, whole genome shotgun sequence:
- the SNU13 gene encoding NHP2-like protein 1 yields MSEAEVNPKAYPLADAQLTKTLLDLVQQSCNYKQLRKGANEATKTLNRGIAEFIVMAADAEPLEIILHLPLLCEDKNVPYVFVRSKQALGRACGVSRPVIACSITIKEGSQLKPQIQSVQQAIERLLV; encoded by the exons ATG agCGAGGCAGAAGTGAACCCCAAAGCTTACCCCCTGGCTGATGCACAGCTCACCAAAACGCTACTGGATCTTGTGCAGCAGTCCTGCAACTATAAGCAGCTACGCAAGGGAGCCAATGAAG CCACCAAAACACTGAACCGAGGGATAGCGGAGTTCATTGTGATGGCAGCAGATGCAGAGCCCTTGGAGATCATCCTGCACCTCCCTCTTCTCTGCGAGGACAAGAACGTACCTTACGTGTTTGTGCGCTCCAAGCAAGCCCTAGGCCGGGCATGTGGTGTTTCCcggcctgtcattgcctgctCCATCACCATCAAGGAGGGATCACAGCTAAAGCCTCAGATTCAGTCTGTCCAGCAAGCTATAGAAAGACTGTTGGTCTAA
- the XRCC6 gene encoding X-ray repair cross-complementing protein 6 isoform X2 yields the protein MFESEEDEVTPFDMTIQCIRNVYTSKIISSDKDLLSVVFYGTEKNKNLADFKHIYVLQELDNPGAKRVLELDQYRGHKGQALFRETFGHNADYSLGEALWACSNLFSDVRIRLSHKRIMLFTNEDDPHASDSAKAKLARTRAGDLRDTGIILDLMHLKKPGGFDISLFYRDIINVAEDEDLGIQPEESGKLEHLRKKVRAKETKKRVLVRLNLYLNKDLSLSVGVYNLLQKAYKPYPVKLYRETNEPVKTKTRMFNGKTGSLLVPSDTKRAQTYGNRQIVLEKDETEELKRFDSPGLFLIGFKPLSMLKLHHHVRPSQFIYPEESVISGSTTLFNALLMKCLEKEVMALCRYTTRRNTPPRFVALVPQEEEVDEQKVQIAPPGFHIIFLPYADDKRNVDFTEKVPASREQVDKMKEIIQKLRFRYRTDSFENPVLQQHFRNLEALALDMLEPEQAEDLTMPKNEEMNRRLGSLVEEFKQLVYPPDYNPDGKGVKRKQASDGQADKRPKVEISKDELRRHVQKGTLGKLTVPVLKDACRLYGLKGGGKKQELMDALTEYFNEH from the exons ATGTTTGAGTCCGAGGAGGACGAAGTGACTCCGTTCGACATGACCATCCAG tgcatCCGGAACGTGTATACTAGCAAAATTATTAGTAGTGACAAAGACCTGTTAAGTGTCGTGTTCTACGGtacagaaaagaacaagaacTTAGCAGATTTCAAGCACATTTATGTTCTTCAGGAGCTGGACAATCCAG GTGCAAAGCGTGTTCTAGAGCTGGACCAATACAGGGGGCATAAAGGACAAGCACTTTTCCGTGAGACCTTTGGCCACAATGCTGACTATTCACTGGGTGAAGCACTCTGGGCCTGCTCTAATCTCTTCAGTGATGTCCGCATCAGACTGAGCCACAAAAGGATCATGCTCTTCACCAACGAGGATGACCCTCATGCCAGTGACAGTGCTAAAGCCAAGCTGGCCAGGACCAGAGCTGGGGATCTCAGAGACACAG gtATCATCCTGGATTTGATGCACTTGAAGAAGCCTGGAGGGTTTGATATCTCTTTGTTCTACAGGGATATCATAAATGTAGCAGAGGATGAGGACCTTGGTATCCAGCCTGAGGAGTCAGGGAAACTGGAGCATCTCAGGAAGAAAGTACGAGCAAAGGAGACAAAGAAACGGGTTTTAGTCAG GTTAAATCTGTATTTGAACAAAGATCTGTCGCTTTCTGTTGGTGTTTACAACCTTCTTCAAAAAGCTTATAAGCCATACCCCGTGAAGCTTTATCGGGAAACTAATGAACCAGTTAAAACGAAAACAAGGATGTTTAATGGAAAAACAGGCAGCTTGCTCGTGCCAAGTGACACAAAAAGAGCTCAG ACATATGGAAACCGCCAGATTGTGCTGGAGAAAGACgaaacagaagaattaaaacGGTTTGATTCTCCAGGCTTGTTTCTGATTGGCTTCAAACCACTTTCTATGCTAAAACTGCACCACCATGTCAGACCCTCCCAGTTCATCTATCCTGAAGAGTCTGTAATAAGTG GGAGTACGACGCTATTTAATGCCTTATTGATGAAATGCTTGGAGAAGGAGGTGATGGCACTGTGCAGATACACCACCCGGAGGAACACTCCCCCTCGCTTCGTGGCCCTGGTTCCCCAGGAGGAAGAGGTGGATGAGCAGAAAGTGCAGATAGCTCCTCCAG GTTTCCACATAATTTTCTTACCATACGCAGATGACAAACGGAACGTTGATTTTACAGAAAAGGTGCCAGCCAGTCGAGAGCAGGTagacaaaatgaaggaaataattcaaaaaCTCCGATTCAGATACAG GACTGACAGCTTTGAGAACCCAGTTTTGCAGCAGCACTTCAGGAATTTGGAGGCTTTGGCACTGGATATGTTGGAACCAGAACAAGCTGAGGATCTTACAA TGCCAAAGAATGAAGAGATGAACCGCAGGCTGGGCAGCCTGGTGGAGGAGTTTAAGCAACTGGTTTATCCCCCTGACTACAATCCTGATGGGAAGGGTGTAAAGCGAAAACAAG CTTCTGATGGTCAAGCTGACAAGAGGCCCAAGGTAGAAATCTCGAAAGATGAGCTGCGGAGACATGTGCAGAAGGGCACTCTAGGCAAGCTCACGGTACCTGTTCTGAAGGACGCATGCAGGCTTTACGGGCTGAAGGGTGGGGGGAAAAAGCAGGAGCTCATGGACGCGCTAACTGAATACTTTAACGAACACTAA
- the XRCC6 gene encoding X-ray repair cross-complementing protein 6 isoform X1 codes for MSEWGSYYRGEGPEEDEEQEQQEEGAEAVADYKVSGRDSLIFLVDASKAMFESEEDEVTPFDMTIQCIRNVYTSKIISSDKDLLSVVFYGTEKNKNLADFKHIYVLQELDNPGAKRVLELDQYRGHKGQALFRETFGHNADYSLGEALWACSNLFSDVRIRLSHKRIMLFTNEDDPHASDSAKAKLARTRAGDLRDTGIILDLMHLKKPGGFDISLFYRDIINVAEDEDLGIQPEESGKLEHLRKKVRAKETKKRVLVRLNLYLNKDLSLSVGVYNLLQKAYKPYPVKLYRETNEPVKTKTRMFNGKTGSLLVPSDTKRAQTYGNRQIVLEKDETEELKRFDSPGLFLIGFKPLSMLKLHHHVRPSQFIYPEESVISGSTTLFNALLMKCLEKEVMALCRYTTRRNTPPRFVALVPQEEEVDEQKVQIAPPGFHIIFLPYADDKRNVDFTEKVPASREQVDKMKEIIQKLRFRYRTDSFENPVLQQHFRNLEALALDMLEPEQAEDLTMPKNEEMNRRLGSLVEEFKQLVYPPDYNPDGKGVKRKQASDGQADKRPKVEISKDELRRHVQKGTLGKLTVPVLKDACRLYGLKGGGKKQELMDALTEYFNEH; via the exons ATGTCGGAGTGGGGGTCCTACTATCGCGGCGAGGGCCcggaggaggacgaggagcaggagcagcaggaggagggggcCGAAGCGGTCG CGGACTACAAGGTCTCGGGCCGGGACAGCTTGATTTTCTTAGTCGATGCCTCTAAGGCCATGTTTGAGTCCGAGGAGGACGAAGTGACTCCGTTCGACATGACCATCCAG tgcatCCGGAACGTGTATACTAGCAAAATTATTAGTAGTGACAAAGACCTGTTAAGTGTCGTGTTCTACGGtacagaaaagaacaagaacTTAGCAGATTTCAAGCACATTTATGTTCTTCAGGAGCTGGACAATCCAG GTGCAAAGCGTGTTCTAGAGCTGGACCAATACAGGGGGCATAAAGGACAAGCACTTTTCCGTGAGACCTTTGGCCACAATGCTGACTATTCACTGGGTGAAGCACTCTGGGCCTGCTCTAATCTCTTCAGTGATGTCCGCATCAGACTGAGCCACAAAAGGATCATGCTCTTCACCAACGAGGATGACCCTCATGCCAGTGACAGTGCTAAAGCCAAGCTGGCCAGGACCAGAGCTGGGGATCTCAGAGACACAG gtATCATCCTGGATTTGATGCACTTGAAGAAGCCTGGAGGGTTTGATATCTCTTTGTTCTACAGGGATATCATAAATGTAGCAGAGGATGAGGACCTTGGTATCCAGCCTGAGGAGTCAGGGAAACTGGAGCATCTCAGGAAGAAAGTACGAGCAAAGGAGACAAAGAAACGGGTTTTAGTCAG GTTAAATCTGTATTTGAACAAAGATCTGTCGCTTTCTGTTGGTGTTTACAACCTTCTTCAAAAAGCTTATAAGCCATACCCCGTGAAGCTTTATCGGGAAACTAATGAACCAGTTAAAACGAAAACAAGGATGTTTAATGGAAAAACAGGCAGCTTGCTCGTGCCAAGTGACACAAAAAGAGCTCAG ACATATGGAAACCGCCAGATTGTGCTGGAGAAAGACgaaacagaagaattaaaacGGTTTGATTCTCCAGGCTTGTTTCTGATTGGCTTCAAACCACTTTCTATGCTAAAACTGCACCACCATGTCAGACCCTCCCAGTTCATCTATCCTGAAGAGTCTGTAATAAGTG GGAGTACGACGCTATTTAATGCCTTATTGATGAAATGCTTGGAGAAGGAGGTGATGGCACTGTGCAGATACACCACCCGGAGGAACACTCCCCCTCGCTTCGTGGCCCTGGTTCCCCAGGAGGAAGAGGTGGATGAGCAGAAAGTGCAGATAGCTCCTCCAG GTTTCCACATAATTTTCTTACCATACGCAGATGACAAACGGAACGTTGATTTTACAGAAAAGGTGCCAGCCAGTCGAGAGCAGGTagacaaaatgaaggaaataattcaaaaaCTCCGATTCAGATACAG GACTGACAGCTTTGAGAACCCAGTTTTGCAGCAGCACTTCAGGAATTTGGAGGCTTTGGCACTGGATATGTTGGAACCAGAACAAGCTGAGGATCTTACAA TGCCAAAGAATGAAGAGATGAACCGCAGGCTGGGCAGCCTGGTGGAGGAGTTTAAGCAACTGGTTTATCCCCCTGACTACAATCCTGATGGGAAGGGTGTAAAGCGAAAACAAG CTTCTGATGGTCAAGCTGACAAGAGGCCCAAGGTAGAAATCTCGAAAGATGAGCTGCGGAGACATGTGCAGAAGGGCACTCTAGGCAAGCTCACGGTACCTGTTCTGAAGGACGCATGCAGGCTTTACGGGCTGAAGGGTGGGGGGAAAAAGCAGGAGCTCATGGACGCGCTAACTGAATACTTTAACGAACACTAA